AGCAGTCGCCGCTCGCCGGAGAGCGCTTCGTCGACCGCCGCCACCTGCCGGTCGCCGAGGACGGTGAGCGGTGCGGTGATGAACGGCAGCACCGGTCCGTCGCGCAGCGGCAGGACCGGAAGCACCTGGGGCAGCGCGGCAGGGCCGCCAGCGGAACGGACGCTCATCCGGGCTTGCGGAGCAGCGACTGCAGCTCGTCCATGAAGGCGTCGATGTCCTGGAAGCGGCGATAGACCGAAGCGAAGCGCACGTACGCCACCTGGTCGAGGTCGCGCAGGCGACCCATCACGTGGGCGCCGATGTCGAACGTGGTGATCTCGCGCTCTTCGCGCTCGGCGAGCATCGTCTCGACCTCCTCGACGATCTCCTCGAGCTTGCGGACGGGGACCGGTCGCTTGCCGCAAGCCTTGAGCAGACCGTCCATCAGCTTGCGGCGGTTGAACTCCTCGCGACTGCCGTCGCGCTTG
This genomic window from Holophagales bacterium contains:
- the nrdR gene encoding transcriptional repressor NrdR, with translation MRCPFCGSTEDRVVDSRESRDGDAIRRRRECLACERRFTSYERVEEIPLMVVKRDGSREEFNRRKLMDGLLKACGKRPVPVRKLEEIVEEVETMLAEREEREITTFDIGAHVMGRLRDLDQVAYVRFASVYRRFQDIDAFMDELQSLLRKPG